One genomic segment of Kocuria rhizophila DC2201 includes these proteins:
- a CDS encoding regulatory protein RecX, which yields MSASSTDEADTPGRDADPRQTARDIVLRQLTATAKSRGQLAEKLAERDVPEDIAWEVLDRFEEVGLVDDRAFAEMFVRSRAETRKLSRSSLRRELAQRGITGEIADAALEQRSDEDELRDARALVRKKLPASADLTDRAERDRLTRRLVSMLGRKGYPPSLAFGVVKDALADLGAAAEDERTDLDGAEVWDTP from the coding sequence ATGTCGGCCTCCTCCACGGATGAGGCCGACACCCCGGGTCGGGACGCCGATCCCCGGCAGACCGCCCGCGACATCGTGCTGCGGCAGCTGACCGCCACGGCCAAGTCGCGCGGCCAGCTGGCGGAGAAGCTCGCGGAGCGGGACGTTCCGGAGGACATCGCGTGGGAAGTCCTCGACCGCTTCGAAGAGGTCGGGCTCGTGGACGACCGCGCCTTTGCGGAAATGTTCGTCCGTTCCCGGGCCGAGACCCGCAAGCTCTCCCGCTCCTCCCTCCGTCGTGAACTGGCCCAGCGGGGCATCACGGGGGAGATCGCGGACGCCGCACTCGAGCAGCGCAGTGACGAGGACGAGCTGCGTGACGCCCGCGCGCTCGTCCGCAAGAAGCTCCCGGCCTCGGCGGACCTCACGGACCGCGCGGAACGGGACCGGCTCACCCGCAGACTCGTGAGCATGCTCGGCCGCAAGGGGTATCCGCCCTCCCTCGCGTTCGGGGTCGTCAAGGACGCCCTCGCCGATCTCGGCGCCGCCGCCGAGGACGAGCGCACGGACCTGGACGGCGCCGAGGTGTGGGACACCCCGTGA
- a CDS encoding class I SAM-dependent methyltransferase — protein MAPEHPAAHYFVSDPTLPERPRRIDVELRGRHVQVGTAAGVFSPGDLDRGTAALLRSVPDPEGRELLDIGCGWGPLTIALAQAAPEARVTAVDVNERSLRLTAENAAALGLSGVEALLPGDVPAGRTFDTIWSNPPIRVGKDALHEILATWLPRLSPGGTAWLVVQKNLGGDSLQRWLAATLGADFAVRRAATDKGFRILTVHRDPASHGAPEQTHAG, from the coding sequence ATGGCCCCCGAACACCCCGCTGCGCACTACTTCGTCTCCGATCCCACGCTGCCCGAGAGGCCCCGCCGGATCGACGTGGAACTGCGTGGACGGCACGTGCAGGTGGGCACCGCCGCGGGGGTGTTCTCCCCCGGGGACCTGGACAGGGGGACGGCGGCGCTGCTGCGCAGCGTGCCGGATCCCGAGGGGCGCGAGCTGCTGGACATCGGGTGCGGGTGGGGGCCCCTCACGATCGCGCTGGCACAGGCGGCGCCCGAGGCGCGGGTCACCGCGGTGGACGTCAACGAGCGCAGTCTGCGCCTCACGGCCGAGAACGCCGCCGCGCTGGGGCTGTCCGGTGTGGAGGCGCTGCTGCCGGGCGACGTTCCCGCCGGGCGCACGTTCGACACCATCTGGTCCAACCCGCCCATCCGCGTGGGCAAGGATGCGCTGCACGAGATCCTCGCCACGTGGCTGCCTCGGCTGAGCCCGGGCGGCACCGCGTGGCTCGTGGTGCAGAAGAACCTGGGCGGGGACTCGCTGCAGCGCTGGCTCGCCGCCACCCTCGGCGCCGACTTCGCCGTGCGGCGAGCCGCCACGGACAAGGGTTTCCGGATCCTCACGGTCCACAGGGACCCTGCGTCCCACGGCGCCCCTGAGCAGACGCACGCCGGGTGA
- a CDS encoding helix-turn-helix domain-containing protein translates to MTKQPVSVNGVVRWKDVGMADEVHAETHETKVGVLRQEIGEVLRSVRQRQGRTLREVSHSARVSLGYLSEVERGQKEASSELLASICTALDIPMSQMLREVADRLAYAEGNFIPDTVPSEMTEEFTREVRQLRGGTAAGAH, encoded by the coding sequence ATGACGAAGCAACCCGTGTCCGTCAATGGTGTCGTCCGTTGGAAGGACGTGGGTATGGCCGATGAAGTTCACGCGGAGACCCACGAGACCAAGGTGGGCGTCCTGCGCCAGGAGATCGGGGAGGTGCTGCGCAGCGTCCGGCAGCGTCAGGGCCGCACCCTGCGCGAGGTCTCGCACAGCGCCCGTGTCTCCCTGGGCTACCTGAGCGAGGTGGAGCGCGGCCAGAAGGAGGCCTCCTCCGAGCTGCTGGCCTCGATCTGCACCGCCCTGGACATCCCGATGTCCCAGATGCTGCGGGAGGTCGCTGACCGGCTCGCGTACGCCGAGGGCAACTTCATCCCGGACACCGTCCCGTCCGAGATGACCGAGGAGTTCACCCGCGAGGTGCGCCAGCTGCGCGGCGGGACCGCCGCGGGCGCCCACTAG
- a CDS encoding CinA family protein, producing MSTGHDAARALSEAAHAPHDAAFLVRLAAERGLTVGTAESLTGGSVAAEIVTVPGASSCFEGAVVSYSHGVKERVLAVSHELLARRGAVDPDVALAMARGARSALGVDWAVSTTGVAGPEPHDGHAVGTVFVGVSGPGGECVRRLDLSGDRARIRADTVRHAIDTLATQIAFPANA from the coding sequence GTGAGCACCGGGCACGACGCCGCCCGCGCCCTTTCGGAGGCCGCGCACGCACCGCACGACGCCGCCTTCCTGGTCCGCCTGGCCGCCGAGCGGGGTCTCACGGTGGGTACCGCGGAGTCTTTGACCGGCGGGTCCGTGGCGGCGGAGATCGTCACGGTGCCCGGGGCATCGTCGTGCTTCGAGGGGGCGGTGGTCAGCTACTCGCACGGGGTCAAGGAGCGCGTGCTGGCCGTGTCCCACGAGCTGCTCGCACGCCGCGGAGCAGTGGACCCGGACGTGGCACTGGCCATGGCCCGGGGCGCACGCAGTGCACTGGGCGTGGACTGGGCCGTGTCCACCACGGGCGTCGCGGGTCCGGAGCCCCACGACGGGCACGCGGTGGGCACCGTGTTCGTGGGCGTCAGCGGGCCGGGTGGCGAGTGCGTGCGGCGGCTCGACCTCTCCGGGGACCGCGCCCGGATCCGCGCGGACACCGTGCGGCATGCGATCGACACACTGGCGACTCAAATCGCATTCCCAGCCAACGCCTAG
- the recA gene encoding recombinase RecA, producing the protein MAAKSKGASAPAPSQVAGSDRQKALDTVLSQIDKNYGKGSVMRLGDRPATKIETIPTGSIALDVALGIGGFPRGRVVEIYGPESSGKTTVALHAVASVQKSGGIAAFIDAEHALDPAYAEKLGVDTDNLLVSQPDTGEQALEIMDMLVGSGSIDIVVIDSVAALVPKAEIEGEMGDSHVGLQARLMSQALRKITGRLSHTNTTAIFINQLREKIGVFFGSPETTTGGKALKFYASVRVDVRRIETLKDGANPVGNRTRAKIVKNKMAPPFKQAEFDILYGQGISIEGGLIDMGVEHGIVKKSGAWFTYEGDQLGQGKENSRRFLKDNPELAQEIERKILIKLGISEDPDEATQDAEGAEAVDAALDPDAPFAAAGNDAELPAF; encoded by the coding sequence ATGGCAGCCAAGTCCAAGGGTGCGTCCGCGCCCGCGCCGTCTCAGGTGGCCGGCTCCGATCGGCAGAAGGCACTGGACACGGTGCTCTCCCAGATCGACAAGAACTACGGCAAGGGATCGGTCATGCGGCTGGGCGACCGCCCCGCCACCAAGATCGAGACCATCCCCACGGGGTCGATCGCCCTGGACGTCGCCCTGGGCATCGGTGGCTTCCCCCGCGGCCGCGTGGTGGAGATCTACGGTCCGGAGTCCTCCGGCAAGACCACCGTGGCCCTGCACGCCGTGGCCAGCGTCCAGAAGTCCGGCGGCATCGCCGCGTTCATCGACGCCGAGCACGCCCTGGATCCCGCCTACGCCGAGAAGCTCGGCGTGGACACGGACAACCTGCTGGTGTCCCAGCCGGACACCGGTGAGCAGGCCCTCGAGATCATGGACATGCTCGTGGGCTCGGGCTCCATCGACATCGTCGTGATCGACTCCGTGGCCGCGCTCGTGCCCAAGGCCGAGATCGAGGGCGAGATGGGAGACAGCCACGTGGGTTTGCAGGCGCGCCTGATGTCCCAGGCGCTGCGCAAGATCACGGGCCGGCTGTCCCACACCAACACCACGGCTATCTTCATCAACCAGCTGCGCGAGAAGATCGGTGTGTTCTTCGGCTCCCCGGAGACCACCACGGGTGGCAAGGCCCTGAAGTTCTACGCCTCGGTGCGCGTGGACGTCCGCCGCATCGAGACCCTCAAGGACGGCGCCAACCCGGTGGGCAACCGCACCCGCGCCAAGATCGTGAAGAACAAGATGGCCCCGCCCTTCAAGCAGGCCGAGTTCGACATCCTCTACGGCCAGGGAATCTCCATCGAGGGCGGCCTGATCGACATGGGCGTCGAGCACGGGATCGTGAAGAAGTCGGGCGCCTGGTTCACCTACGAGGGGGACCAGCTGGGGCAGGGCAAGGAGAACTCCCGGCGCTTCCTCAAGGACAACCCCGAGCTGGCGCAGGAGATCGAGCGGAAGATCCTCATCAAGCTCGGCATCTCCGAGGACCCGGACGAGGCCACGCAGGATGCGGAGGGAGCCGAGGCCGTGGACGCCGCCCTGGACCCGGATGCGCCCTTCGCCGCGGCCGGCAACGACGCCGAGCTCCCGGCGTTCTGA
- a CDS encoding DUF3046 domain-containing protein, producing MRVSTFWELMAHEFGAGYCRVLAQDLVLSEVGERTATEALDAGVDPKTVWFAVCRAQEVPESRWWGPDQPPRG from the coding sequence ATGCGCGTCAGCACGTTCTGGGAACTGATGGCCCACGAGTTCGGGGCCGGCTACTGCCGTGTGCTCGCCCAGGACCTCGTGCTCAGCGAGGTGGGGGAGCGCACCGCCACCGAGGCCCTCGATGCCGGGGTTGATCCCAAGACCGTGTGGTTCGCGGTGTGCCGGGCACAGGAGGTCCCCGAGTCCCGGTGGTGGGGCCCCGACCAGCCGCCCCGGGGCTGA
- the miaB gene encoding tRNA (N6-isopentenyl adenosine(37)-C2)-methylthiotransferase MiaB, producing the protein MPHTAPDPSPLNATGAVTVPREGQGAPAYEVRTLGCQMNAHDSERITGLLENAGYVPAVGREPDLVVFNTCAVRENADNKLYGQLGQLAPVKRRNDRLQIAVGGCLAQKDRSTIVEKAPWVDVVFGTHNIGSLPVLLERARHNQQAQVEILESLETFPSALPTKREQAYAGWVSISVGCNNTCTFCIVPQLRGKEKDRRPGDILAEVRALVDSGAVEVTLLGQNVNSYGVEFGDRGAFAKLLRACGEIEGLERIRFTSPHPAAFTDDVIDAMAETPNVMPQLHMPLQSGSDRILKRMRRSYRSTRFLGILDRVRDRIPDAAITTDIIVGFPGETEQDFQDTLDVVAASEFSSAFTFQYSIRPGTPAGEMADQVPAAVVQERFERLTALQDGISARLNRQLVGTRAEVLVSAQSGRKSESTHRLSGRSRDQRLVHFTVPDGAVAPRPGDVVSVPVTGAASYHLLADPADASQYALRRSRGGDAWEAAQAESCAAPSSAGSPQAVGLGMPTLRKS; encoded by the coding sequence ATGCCCCACACCGCACCGGACCCCAGCCCCCTGAACGCCACGGGCGCCGTGACCGTGCCCCGCGAGGGACAGGGTGCGCCCGCCTACGAGGTGCGCACGCTGGGCTGCCAGATGAACGCCCACGACTCCGAGCGGATCACGGGCCTGCTCGAGAACGCGGGCTACGTGCCCGCGGTGGGGCGGGAGCCGGACCTCGTGGTGTTCAACACGTGCGCCGTGCGGGAGAACGCGGACAACAAGCTCTACGGGCAGCTGGGTCAGCTCGCTCCGGTCAAGCGCCGCAACGACCGCCTGCAGATCGCCGTGGGCGGGTGCCTCGCGCAGAAGGACCGCTCCACCATCGTGGAGAAGGCCCCGTGGGTGGACGTCGTCTTCGGAACCCACAACATCGGCTCCCTGCCCGTGCTGCTGGAGCGGGCGCGCCACAACCAGCAGGCTCAGGTGGAGATCCTCGAGTCCCTCGAGACGTTCCCCTCCGCCCTGCCCACCAAACGTGAGCAGGCCTATGCGGGGTGGGTGTCCATCTCGGTGGGGTGCAACAACACGTGCACGTTCTGCATCGTCCCGCAGCTGCGCGGCAAGGAGAAGGACCGGCGCCCGGGGGACATCCTGGCCGAGGTGCGCGCGCTCGTGGACTCCGGTGCGGTGGAGGTCACCCTGCTCGGGCAGAACGTGAACTCCTACGGTGTGGAGTTCGGCGACCGCGGTGCCTTCGCCAAGCTGCTGCGCGCGTGCGGGGAGATCGAGGGCCTGGAACGGATCCGGTTCACGAGCCCTCACCCCGCGGCGTTCACGGACGACGTGATCGACGCGATGGCCGAGACCCCCAATGTAATGCCCCAGTTGCACATGCCCCTGCAGTCGGGCTCGGACAGGATCCTCAAGCGGATGCGCCGCTCCTACCGGTCCACCAGGTTTCTGGGCATCCTGGACCGCGTGCGGGACCGCATCCCGGACGCCGCCATCACCACGGACATCATCGTGGGCTTCCCTGGGGAGACGGAGCAGGACTTCCAGGACACCCTGGACGTCGTGGCGGCCTCGGAGTTCTCCTCGGCCTTCACGTTCCAGTACTCCATCCGGCCGGGCACGCCCGCGGGGGAGATGGCGGACCAGGTGCCGGCGGCCGTGGTCCAGGAACGTTTCGAGCGCCTCACCGCTCTCCAGGACGGCATCAGTGCCCGGCTCAACCGGCAGCTCGTCGGCACGCGGGCCGAGGTGCTCGTCAGCGCCCAGTCGGGGCGCAAGTCCGAGTCCACGCACCGGCTCTCGGGGCGCAGCCGGGACCAGCGCCTCGTCCACTTCACGGTTCCCGACGGCGCCGTGGCGCCTCGCCCGGGCGACGTCGTCTCCGTACCGGTCACCGGCGCGGCGTCGTACCACCTGCTCGCGGACCCCGCGGACGCCTCCCAGTACGCGCTGCGCCGGTCCCGCGGCGGGGACGCGTGGGAGGCCGCGCAAGCGGAGTCGTGCGCCGCGCCGTCGTCCGCCGGCTCCCCGCAGGCCGTGGGGCTCGGCATGCCCACCCTGCGGAAGTCCTGA
- the pgsA gene encoding CDP-diacylglycerol--glycerol-3-phosphate 3-phosphatidyltransferase: MTAHEPTPHAEPVPSSSNWNLPNALTALRIVMVPFFVWFLWAGGTHGQDSPGMRWAAVVTFGLAMYTDKLDGDLARARNLITSFGKIADPIADKLLTGSAFVVLSLLGELWWWVTIVILVREWGITVMRFVVIRYGVMAASKGGKTKTVLQTAALIALLLPLAPLVGAWWLWFAWALTALALLATVVTGVDYVVKAVQLRHRALRGDAA, translated from the coding sequence ATGACCGCACACGAGCCCACCCCGCACGCGGAGCCGGTACCCAGCAGCTCCAACTGGAACCTGCCCAACGCCCTGACGGCCCTGCGGATCGTCATGGTCCCGTTCTTCGTCTGGTTCCTGTGGGCCGGTGGGACCCACGGCCAGGACTCCCCGGGCATGCGCTGGGCCGCCGTGGTCACGTTCGGCCTGGCGATGTACACGGACAAGCTCGACGGGGACCTCGCCCGCGCCCGCAACCTGATCACGAGCTTCGGCAAGATCGCGGACCCGATCGCGGACAAGCTGCTCACCGGCTCCGCGTTCGTCGTGCTGTCCCTGCTGGGCGAGCTGTGGTGGTGGGTGACCATCGTGATCCTCGTGCGCGAGTGGGGCATCACCGTGATGCGCTTCGTGGTCATCCGCTACGGCGTGATGGCTGCGTCCAAGGGCGGCAAGACCAAGACCGTGCTCCAGACGGCGGCGCTGATCGCTCTCCTGCTGCCGCTGGCACCGCTCGTGGGTGCGTGGTGGCTGTGGTTCGCGTGGGCCCTCACGGCGCTCGCGCTGCTCGCCACGGTCGTCACCGGCGTGGACTACGTGGTCAAGGCCGTGCAGCTGCGCCACCGGGCGCTGCGCGGGGACGCCGCGTGA
- the hflX gene encoding GTPase HflX, translating to MTDTSSHRNHASDEPGRSGDLTGSELEDVVSRVLARARSRTEPVVTADGHVPEDDAAAPRAGHERLGRARELADEDDVHVPSDGDQQDLAERHALRRVAGLSTELEDVTEVEYRQLRLERVVLAGLYSSGTLAEAENSLRELAALAETAGSEVMDGMLQRRVNPDPGTYLGSGKALELKDVVAATGADTVIVDAELAPSQRRALEDVVKVKVIDRTGLILDIFAQHAKSKEGKAQVELAQLEYMLPRLRGWGESLSRQAGGRAASGEGIGSRGPGETKIELDRRRIRQRMAKLRREIAAMKPARETKRLNRRRNAVPSVAIAGYTNAGKSSLLNRLTDAGVLVENALFATLDPTVRKAQTPDGIGYTLADTVGFVRSLPTQLVEAFRSTLEEVADADVIVHVVDASHPDPEGQLKAVRDVLTDVGANDIPEIVALNKSDIADPVVLARLRNHESPSVAVSARTGEGIEELRRMISAAIPRPNHDLDLLVPYVHGEVVSRLHAQDAEILSTEHTPDGTRLHVRVREDLVEDLQQYRSDRPQPHDVGEQDTQGA from the coding sequence ATGACTGACACTTCTTCCCACCGGAACCACGCGTCGGATGAACCCGGGCGTTCCGGTGACCTGACCGGATCCGAGCTCGAGGACGTCGTCTCGCGCGTCCTCGCGCGTGCTCGCTCCCGCACCGAACCCGTTGTCACCGCGGACGGCCACGTCCCGGAGGACGACGCCGCCGCGCCGCGCGCGGGCCACGAGCGCCTCGGTCGCGCCCGGGAGCTCGCGGACGAGGACGACGTCCACGTCCCCTCGGACGGGGACCAGCAGGATCTCGCGGAGCGCCACGCCCTGCGGCGTGTGGCCGGGCTGTCCACGGAGCTGGAGGACGTCACCGAGGTCGAGTACCGCCAGCTGCGGCTCGAACGCGTGGTCCTCGCCGGGCTGTACTCCAGCGGCACCCTGGCGGAGGCCGAGAACTCCCTGCGTGAGCTCGCGGCGCTCGCGGAGACGGCAGGCTCGGAGGTCATGGACGGCATGCTGCAACGGCGCGTGAACCCGGACCCGGGCACGTACCTCGGCTCCGGAAAGGCACTCGAGCTCAAGGACGTGGTCGCCGCCACCGGGGCGGACACCGTGATTGTGGACGCCGAACTCGCCCCCTCCCAGCGCCGTGCGCTCGAGGACGTGGTGAAGGTCAAGGTCATCGACCGCACCGGCCTGATCCTGGACATCTTCGCGCAGCACGCGAAGTCCAAGGAGGGCAAGGCCCAGGTGGAGCTCGCGCAGCTCGAGTACATGCTCCCGCGCCTGCGCGGCTGGGGTGAGTCCCTGTCCCGCCAGGCCGGTGGCCGGGCGGCGTCGGGCGAGGGCATTGGCAGCCGCGGTCCCGGTGAGACCAAGATCGAGCTCGACCGCCGCCGCATCCGCCAGCGGATGGCCAAGCTGCGCCGTGAGATCGCGGCCATGAAGCCCGCACGGGAGACCAAGCGGCTCAACCGCCGGCGCAACGCCGTGCCGTCGGTGGCCATCGCGGGCTACACCAACGCCGGCAAGTCCTCCCTGCTCAACCGGCTCACGGACGCCGGGGTGCTCGTGGAGAACGCGCTGTTCGCCACCCTGGACCCCACGGTCCGCAAGGCCCAGACCCCGGACGGCATCGGCTACACCCTCGCCGACACCGTGGGCTTCGTGCGCTCGCTGCCCACGCAGCTGGTCGAGGCGTTCCGCTCCACGCTGGAGGAGGTCGCGGACGCGGACGTCATCGTGCACGTGGTCGACGCCTCCCACCCGGACCCGGAGGGCCAGCTCAAGGCCGTGCGGGACGTCCTCACGGACGTGGGGGCCAACGACATCCCGGAGATCGTGGCGCTGAACAAGTCGGACATCGCCGATCCCGTGGTGCTCGCCCGGCTACGCAACCACGAGAGCCCCTCCGTGGCGGTCTCCGCGCGCACCGGTGAGGGGATCGAGGAGCTGCGCCGGATGATCTCCGCGGCCATCCCGCGTCCGAACCACGACCTCGACCTCCTCGTGCCGTACGTCCACGGCGAGGTGGTCTCCCGGCTGCACGCCCAGGACGCCGAGATCCTCAGCACCGAGCACACCCCGGACGGGACCCGGCTGCACGTCCGGGTCCGCGAAGACCTCGTGGAGGACCTCCAGCAGTACCGCAGCGACCGCCCGCAGCCCCACGACGTCGGGGAACAGGACACGCAGGGCGCATGA
- the miaA gene encoding tRNA (adenosine(37)-N6)-dimethylallyltransferase MiaA, with product MSAPDAGREDTRIPLVAVVGPTGTGKSELAIALARELDGEVVNADALQLYRGMDVGTAKLTPEERQGVPHHLLDVLEIHEEASVAAFQRDARRAVDEIRGRGRVPVLVGGSGLYVRAALDAIEFPGTDATVRARREEQLRERGRAALLRELAAVDPGSAERVKDDRRLVRALEVHDLTGRPFTSFMPERRYVQPTVQIGLAMDREVLNRRLAHRVDLMLERGWLEEVKALEARGLRESPTAGRALGYPQLLAVLDGSATLDEAREDTVAATRRFTKRQRTWFGADPRVHWLDAGDPNGIDGLTAGAVRLVAAQ from the coding sequence GTGAGTGCACCGGACGCGGGCAGGGAAGACACCCGCATTCCCCTCGTGGCGGTGGTCGGGCCCACCGGCACGGGGAAGTCCGAGCTCGCGATCGCCCTGGCCCGGGAGCTGGACGGGGAGGTCGTCAACGCGGACGCCCTGCAGCTCTACCGGGGCATGGACGTCGGCACGGCGAAACTCACCCCTGAGGAACGCCAGGGCGTGCCCCACCACCTGCTGGACGTGCTGGAGATCCACGAGGAGGCCTCCGTGGCCGCGTTCCAGCGCGATGCCCGCCGAGCGGTGGACGAGATCCGCGGCCGCGGCCGGGTGCCGGTGCTGGTCGGCGGCTCGGGGCTGTACGTGCGGGCGGCGCTGGACGCGATCGAGTTCCCCGGCACGGACGCCACCGTCCGGGCCCGCCGGGAGGAGCAGCTGCGGGAGCGGGGCAGAGCCGCGCTGCTGCGTGAGCTCGCCGCGGTGGACCCGGGGTCGGCGGAGCGCGTCAAGGACGACCGAAGGCTCGTGCGGGCCCTGGAGGTGCACGACCTCACCGGACGCCCGTTCACGTCCTTCATGCCCGAGCGCCGCTACGTGCAGCCCACGGTCCAGATCGGGCTCGCCATGGACCGAGAGGTGCTGAACCGCCGCCTCGCGCACCGCGTGGACCTCATGCTGGAACGGGGCTGGCTGGAGGAGGTGAAGGCCCTGGAGGCGCGGGGGCTGCGGGAGAGCCCCACGGCGGGCCGGGCCCTCGGGTACCCGCAGCTGCTGGCCGTGCTGGACGGCTCGGCGACCCTGGACGAGGCCCGCGAGGACACGGTCGCGGCGACCCGTCGCTTCACCAAGCGCCAGCGCACGTGGTTCGGCGCGGACCCCCGCGTGCACTGGCTGGACGCCGGGGATCCGAACGGCATCGACGGCCTCACGGCCGGCGCCGTGCGGCTCGTGGCGGCTCAGTAG
- the dapF gene encoding diaminopimelate epimerase — protein MNTIDEGTGHTVGWSELVGVRVNKAHGTGNDFVVFTDRDGSLDVPPETVAAVCDRHLGLGGDGLIRAVRSRDLEEGRRLLERHPDAEWFMDYRNADGSVAQMCGNGVRVFVDHLVREGLVTLPRGARLRIGTRAGVRTVARTSGGYAVDMGPWSFTRGELARERGSDCVVTAAGLTVPRPGVSIGMGNPHTVVVLSEGEKLDTLDLHTAPAVDPVPVDGTNVEFVVPLEHDDTDLGRLEMRVHERGVGETHSCGTGACAAAAATRFWGGPQSPDRWFVQVPGGVLSVTFVPAPDGTEHVVLAGPVRVVATAELV, from the coding sequence ATGAACACGATCGACGAGGGGACAGGACACACAGTGGGCTGGAGCGAACTGGTGGGCGTGCGGGTGAACAAGGCGCACGGCACGGGCAACGACTTCGTGGTCTTCACGGACCGGGACGGCAGCCTGGACGTCCCTCCGGAGACCGTGGCCGCCGTGTGCGACCGCCACCTGGGTCTGGGCGGGGACGGCCTCATCCGGGCTGTGCGCTCCCGGGACCTGGAGGAGGGGCGGCGGTTGCTCGAGCGCCACCCGGACGCCGAGTGGTTCATGGACTACCGCAACGCGGACGGCTCCGTGGCCCAGATGTGCGGCAACGGGGTCCGGGTGTTCGTGGACCACCTGGTGCGCGAGGGTCTCGTCACGCTGCCGCGGGGGGCGAGGCTGCGCATCGGCACCCGGGCGGGGGTGCGCACGGTGGCCCGCACGTCGGGCGGCTACGCGGTGGACATGGGCCCGTGGAGCTTCACCCGCGGGGAGCTCGCCCGTGAGCGCGGTTCGGACTGCGTGGTCACCGCGGCCGGGCTCACGGTGCCCCGCCCGGGGGTCTCGATCGGCATGGGCAATCCCCACACCGTGGTGGTGCTCTCCGAGGGGGAGAAGCTCGACACCCTGGACCTGCACACGGCTCCCGCGGTGGACCCCGTCCCCGTTGACGGCACCAATGTGGAGTTCGTGGTGCCTCTCGAGCACGACGACACCGACCTCGGGCGCCTCGAGATGCGCGTGCACGAGCGCGGCGTGGGGGAGACCCACTCGTGCGGCACGGGGGCGTGCGCGGCCGCGGCGGCCACGAGGTTCTGGGGCGGTCCGCAGTCACCGGACCGCTGGTTCGTCCAGGTCCCCGGCGGGGTCCTCTCCGTCACGTTCGTGCCCGCCCCGGACGGCACGGAGCACGTGGTGCTCGCGGGTCCCGTGCGGGTCGTGGCGACCGCCGAGCTGGTCTAG